The following DNA comes from Prosthecobacter algae.
CTCATCGGCCAAGATCAGTCTTTCCTCTGGGGAGACAAGTGGCAGCATCTGGTTGCAACGTTCTGTTAGCGGAAGTTGCTTCTCCAGGTTTCCCCATTGCTCCAAAAGAGCCTCTAGACGGCTCACTGCCTGCCGCGTCAGCATCACAATGCTTGCTGCCTCAGCCTCCGAAGTTTCGCCTTTAGCCATTTGCTGGATCTGCGTGCATTCAAAAAGACGGCATCGGGATGGACGGTCCTGGTAGATGGTGCAAGTGCACTCACGGAGAAACCGGCAAGGCTGATTGAAATACGGCTCCTTCTTTTTACGGCTCACCTTCATGCCCAGAGACTCCAGGCTCTTCACCGAATCTGTCGGCTGCAGTCGTACAATGTGAAACAGCACCCCATTGCAGCACATGCCACAGGCCGTGCATAGGCGCGAGGCAGCATCTGAAAAATCGGGGGCAGACATGGCTACCCTATCCTGAGCCAGCATTTGCTTCCGATGGCAAGCCTCTTGGCGACTGGACAAAAAAAAGCCGGAGCGTTTTCACGCTCCGGCTTCCCTCATGCAGGCATTGCCTGCGGATTCTTAATGCTCGTAACCGGACTCGCCATGTTCGGCAAGGTCCAGACCGATCTGTTCCACTTCCTGCGTTGGGCGAAGGCCCACCAGCAGTTTCACAATCAGCGTGATGACCACCGTGGCAGTCACGCTCCACACGATCGTCAGGGCCACAGCCTTCAGTTGGTTCATCAGCAGGCCTTCTTTCAGACCTGCCACGATCGCATTGGCCTTCTCATCGGCAAATACACCCGTGAGAATAGCACCCAGCGTTCCGCCCACACCGTGCACACCAAAGGTGTCCAGCGCGTCGTCATAGCCCAGGATCTTCTTCAGGTAAGCCACCGCGATGAATGGCACCACACCGGCTGCCACGCCCATGATGACTGCGCCATTGGCCGTCACAAAACCTGCACCTGGGGTGATCACTACCAGACCTGCCACAATGCCCGAGCAGAAGCCCAGCACGGAAGGCTTGCCACGGGTGATCCACTCCAGCACCGCCCAGACAAAACCGGCGATGGCCGCAGCCAGCGTGGTGGTCATGAAAGCGTTGGAGGCGATGC
Coding sequences within:
- a CDS encoding ammonium transporter produces the protein IASNAFMTTTLAAAIAGFVWAVLEWITRGKPSVLGFCSGIVAGLVVITPGAGFVTANGAVIMGVAAGVVPFIAVAYLKKILGYDDALDTFGVHGVGGTLGAILTGVFADEKANAIVAGLKEGLLMNQLKAVALTIVWSVTATVVITLIVKLLVGLRPTQEVEQIGLDLAEHGESGYEH
- a CDS encoding YkgJ family cysteine cluster protein encodes the protein MSAPDFSDAASRLCTACGMCCNGVLFHIVRLQPTDSVKSLESLGMKVSRKKKEPYFNQPCRFLRECTCTIYQDRPSRCRLFECTQIQQMAKGETSEAEAASIVMLTRQAVSRLEALLEQWGNLEKQLPLTERCNQMLPLVSPEERLILADEMRGLNQLLNQHFRLEAVELSIC